The Proteiniphilum propionicum genome contains the following window.
CATCCAGCAGGTAATTTTTCATGCCGCATGTTGAACTAAACCCGTATTCACGGGTATCTTTTAACAAAAGTACCTGATTCTTTATATATTCGATGATTTTTCACCACAAAAAATGTCCGATTATGAGAAAGAAATCAGGTTTTACTTTTGTCGAGCAGGCCATTGTGCTTGTTCCCGAGTTTAAGATGGTTGTCCACAAACTGGAACAACAGGTCACGTTACGGGGGCAGAGTCGGAGTACCTTACAAAACTACATCCGCCGGATTGCCCTTTTTGTCATTCATTTTGGCAAGCTTCCCGAGAAGATTGATCCCGAAGAGATCAATGAATACCTGGCTGCGTTGGCGCGTGATCCCCGATCGCCCTTGCGAAGCAGTTTTAAGCATATGGTGTACGGGCTGCGCTATTACTATTGCTTGTCGGGTATGAACCGTGAAGCCATCGCTCTGCCATCACTTAAAAAAGATTCGAAGCTGCCGGTGATACTGAACCGGCGAGAGCTGAAAGAGTTGTTTGCGGCACCCACGCTGCTCAAACAACGGATAGTGCTCACATTGATTTATTCTGCCGGATTGAGAGGCCAGGAGGTGATTAACCTGAAGATCTCCGATATCGACTTTGAGCGCAAAACCATCCACATCCGCCAGAGCAAGTACAAGAAAGATCGTGTTGTTCCATTGGCTGACAGCATGGCTATTGGTCTAAAAAAGTACCTCAAAGCCGAAAACCCGCATGTCTAGTTGTTCAACGGAAAAGAACCTGACGGTCGATACAGCGTGCGCGGGCTCTCCCGGGTGATGCGTGAGAACCTCAAAAAGACATCCCATCACAAAAGAGGCAAACCTTCATTCACTGCGGCACTCGTATGCCACTCACCTGCTTGAACAGGGACTGAACATCGTAACCCTGAAAGAGCTGCTCGGCCATGCCGATATCACCACCACCATGATTTACCTTCACGTAGCTCAATGTCCACTCATTAAAACACACAGTCCACTCGATTCCCTGTACAACTTCACCACAAAATGAGAACAAGGTTTGAACTGCCCGATGTGGTTCGTCGGTTTGCTCCTTCGCTGCAGGACCGTGGAACGCTTACTCCGCTTCAAGAAAAGGTGTTTGCTAAAATTGCACTCTGTAGAACCGCCGCTCTTGGCGGACATGAGGAGGCGTGTGACAACTGCGGCACGATTCGTTATAGCTATAACAGTTGTGGCGACAGGGGCGACAGGCATTGTCCAAAATGCCAGGCAGCCAGACAAGCCTTCCGGATTGACGGGCTGGTGCAAG
Protein-coding sequences here:
- a CDS encoding tyrosine-type recombinase/integrase, translated to MRKKSGFTFVEQAIVLVPEFKMVVHKLEQQVTLRGQSRSTLQNYIRRIALFVIHFGKLPEKIDPEEINEYLAALARDPRSPLRSSFKHMVYGLRYYYCLSGMNREAIALPSLKKDSKLPVILNRRELKELFAAPTLLKQRIVLTLIYSAGLRGQEVINLKISDIDFERKTIHIRQSKYKKDRVVPLADSMAIGLKKYLKAENPHV
- a CDS encoding tyrosine-type recombinase/integrase, coding for MRTSKRHPITKEANLHSLRHSYATHLLEQGLNIVTLKELLGHADITTTMIYLHVAQCPLIKTHSPLDSLYNFTTK